A genomic region of Mycobacterium senriense contains the following coding sequences:
- a CDS encoding lysophospholipid acyltransferase family protein, with translation MATAKGVLNWARDKVVSWVPKADLDQRDPDYIRDQLPGTWLLASFYFRADVRGLDRIPAEGPVLLVGNHSGGNVPPDTFVFTLAFCSYFGVERPFYQLAHNLVVSAPPLGWLRKFGTVAANPENARLALDSGAALLVYPGGDYEVFRPSWERHKVDFGGRMGYVKLAREAGVPIVPVASIGGQESALFLNRGQWLAKLLMADRLLRLKSIPISLALPWGLNISDLAGHIPLPTKIVIEVQDPIEVDGDDQAVHDKVMASLQGGVDRLAAERRFPVIG, from the coding sequence ATGGCGACCGCGAAGGGCGTCCTGAATTGGGCTCGCGACAAGGTTGTGTCGTGGGTGCCCAAAGCCGACCTTGACCAGCGGGATCCGGATTACATTCGCGACCAGCTACCTGGAACCTGGCTGCTGGCGTCGTTCTACTTCAGGGCGGACGTACGGGGCCTGGATCGCATTCCGGCCGAGGGGCCGGTGCTGCTGGTGGGCAACCACAGCGGCGGCAACGTGCCGCCCGACACCTTCGTGTTCACGCTCGCCTTCTGCTCCTATTTCGGCGTCGAGCGGCCGTTCTACCAGTTGGCCCACAACCTGGTCGTCTCCGCACCGCCACTGGGATGGTTGCGCAAATTCGGCACGGTCGCCGCCAATCCCGAGAATGCTCGTCTCGCACTGGATTCCGGCGCCGCGCTGCTGGTCTACCCCGGCGGTGATTACGAGGTGTTCCGACCCTCCTGGGAACGCCACAAAGTCGACTTCGGCGGGCGCATGGGCTATGTCAAGCTGGCCCGCGAGGCCGGGGTACCGATCGTCCCCGTCGCGAGCATCGGTGGGCAGGAAAGCGCGCTCTTCCTCAACCGCGGGCAGTGGCTGGCCAAGTTGCTGATGGCCGACAGGTTGCTCCGACTCAAGAGCATTCCGATATCGCTGGCGCTGCCCTGGGGCCTCAACATCAGCGACCTGGCGGGCCACATCCCGTTGCCCACCAAGATCGTGATCGAGGTTCAAGACCCGATCGAGGTCGACGGCGACGATCAAGCGGTGCACGACAAGGTGATGGCCTCCCTGCAGGGGGGTGTCGACCGGCTGGCCGCCGAACGACGATTCCCGGTGATCGGCTGA
- a CDS encoding HEPN-associated N-terminal domain-containing protein has product MGLVKNRAAELEDRRFGEIEGGVCIDHITDPCLSQRLEDFVTEHNCAVCGTARPSEKNASFAVPLEKLMYAVVETVRHFYADAEAVLPWDSEDGVLVGPQIDTWDVVEDIADGAFDNAYSDRIIELISSAIGYQTTWTSWFTASDTDGLDYAWEQFAQTAMHQSRMVVGMGSPTDPPARLARFLESVLLYATSDLGLVRQLPPGTGFYRGRLCENPDLLNRHSDDLGPAPPKKAAANRMSPAGVALFYASGDPQTAVAEIAGHGVEPLAVIGKFTNTRGLRILDLTSSPAPISPFCLEKREHARMGRFLSSFVRYIAAPVIPDGRQHVEYAPTQLLTEYLRWVPEPKLDGIALPSAQTENCTYVLFFSRSECATLGDPAAEYDVDDPFDGDVGAEPALALDPETVITYRVERQYSGVDAGPSHRARPPWASGDGERH; this is encoded by the coding sequence ATGGGACTCGTTAAGAACCGAGCGGCTGAGCTCGAAGACCGGAGATTTGGTGAGATCGAGGGTGGCGTGTGCATTGATCACATCACCGATCCCTGCCTGTCCCAACGTCTTGAAGACTTCGTCACGGAGCACAACTGCGCGGTCTGCGGCACGGCTCGGCCTTCGGAGAAGAATGCCTCGTTCGCCGTTCCGCTAGAGAAACTCATGTATGCAGTGGTCGAAACCGTCAGGCACTTCTACGCAGATGCAGAAGCGGTGTTGCCGTGGGACAGCGAGGACGGTGTACTTGTCGGACCCCAGATCGACACATGGGACGTCGTCGAAGACATTGCTGATGGGGCATTCGACAATGCGTACTCCGACCGAATCATCGAACTGATCAGTTCGGCTATCGGCTATCAAACTACGTGGACATCGTGGTTCACGGCCTCCGACACCGACGGCCTCGATTATGCGTGGGAACAGTTCGCCCAGACTGCGATGCACCAGTCTCGGATGGTTGTCGGCATGGGCTCGCCCACCGATCCTCCCGCCAGGCTGGCCCGCTTCCTAGAGTCCGTGCTGTTGTACGCGACGTCAGATCTGGGACTCGTTAGACAGCTGCCACCCGGAACAGGGTTCTATCGTGGCCGTCTTTGTGAAAACCCTGATTTACTCAACCGACACAGTGACGATCTAGGACCCGCTCCTCCCAAGAAGGCAGCCGCGAATCGGATGTCGCCAGCGGGAGTTGCACTCTTCTACGCGTCAGGTGATCCGCAGACCGCCGTCGCCGAAATAGCAGGCCATGGTGTCGAGCCTCTGGCCGTCATCGGCAAGTTCACTAATACGCGGGGACTCCGAATCCTTGACCTAACAAGCTCGCCGGCGCCTATCTCGCCGTTCTGCCTTGAAAAGCGTGAGCACGCCCGGATGGGACGGTTCCTTTCGTCGTTCGTCCGTTACATCGCTGCACCCGTGATCCCGGACGGTCGGCAACACGTCGAGTACGCCCCAACTCAGCTACTGACCGAGTACCTGCGGTGGGTGCCCGAGCCCAAGCTCGACGGGATCGCACTACCGAGTGCGCAGACAGAAAACTGCACCTACGTGCTCTTCTTCAGTCGATCGGAGTGCGCCACACTTGGTGATCCAGCCGCCGAGTATGACGTAGATGACCCGTTCGACGGTGACGTCGGCGCTGAACCAGCGCTCGCGCTCGACCCCGAGACAGTTATTACCTACCGGGTGGAGCGGCAATATTCCGGCGTAGATGCTGGGCCGTCTCACCGGGCCAGACCGCCTTGGGCGAGTGGTGATGGGGAGCGCCACTAG
- a CDS encoding glutamine synthetase family protein gives MTGTPLAAAAIARLEAEGVDTVIGTVVNPAGLTLAKTVPIQRINTFADPGLGASPSWHAFAIDQTGIAFTADVGVVGDQRLCIDLSALRIVGDGLAWAPAAFFAQDGTPVPACSRGTLRRLEAALTEAGVEAAIGHEIEFLLVGQHGDRLPSTLWAQYGLAGVLEHEAFVRDVIGSATAAGIAIEQFHPEYGANQFEISLSPQSPVAAADQLILMRLIIGRAARRHGLRISLSPAPFADGVGSGAHQHFSLATSEGPLFSEGPETHGMTEEGENAIAGVVRGLPEAQGVLCGSIVSGLRMRPGNWAGAYACWGTENREAAVRFVVGGPGNPRGGNVEVKIVDPSANPYLASAAVLGLALDGIKCQAALPPEITVDPAVLSDSDRDRDGVVRLTDSQAEAIAALDGSEAMRRILGDPAVDMVVAVRRLEQERYGDLAPEQLADQFRMAWSL, from the coding sequence ATGACCGGCACACCGCTTGCCGCCGCGGCCATTGCCCGACTTGAAGCCGAAGGCGTCGACACGGTGATCGGCACCGTGGTCAATCCTGCCGGGCTCACCCTGGCCAAAACCGTGCCGATCCAGCGAATCAACACCTTCGCAGATCCCGGGCTGGGGGCCAGCCCGTCCTGGCACGCGTTCGCCATCGATCAGACCGGCATCGCCTTCACCGCCGACGTGGGCGTGGTGGGGGACCAACGTCTTTGTATCGATCTGTCCGCGTTGCGCATCGTCGGTGACGGTCTGGCGTGGGCGCCCGCCGCGTTCTTCGCTCAGGACGGCACGCCGGTTCCCGCCTGCAGCCGGGGAACGTTGCGACGTCTCGAGGCCGCACTCACCGAAGCCGGGGTAGAGGCCGCGATCGGGCACGAGATCGAATTCCTTCTGGTCGGCCAGCACGGGGACCGGCTGCCGTCGACATTGTGGGCGCAGTACGGCCTGGCCGGCGTGCTGGAGCACGAGGCGTTCGTGCGCGACGTGATCGGGTCGGCGACGGCTGCCGGCATCGCGATCGAACAATTTCACCCCGAGTACGGCGCCAACCAGTTCGAGATCTCGCTGTCACCGCAAAGCCCGGTGGCCGCAGCCGATCAGCTGATCCTGATGCGGCTCATCATTGGCCGCGCCGCCCGTCGCCACGGGCTGCGCATCAGCCTGTCGCCCGCGCCGTTCGCCGACGGCGTCGGATCCGGTGCCCACCAGCACTTTTCGCTGGCGACGTCGGAAGGCCCGCTGTTCTCCGAAGGCCCCGAAACCCACGGCATGACGGAGGAGGGGGAGAACGCGATAGCGGGCGTGGTCCGCGGTCTGCCGGAGGCCCAGGGCGTGCTGTGCGGCTCCATTGTCTCCGGGCTGCGGATGCGTCCCGGCAACTGGGCCGGCGCCTATGCGTGCTGGGGCACCGAAAACCGCGAAGCCGCGGTGCGATTCGTCGTCGGCGGGCCGGGAAATCCGCGCGGCGGCAATGTCGAGGTGAAGATCGTCGACCCGTCGGCGAACCCGTACCTCGCCTCGGCCGCCGTCCTCGGGCTGGCCCTGGACGGCATCAAGTGCCAGGCGGCGCTGCCACCGGAGATCACGGTCGACCCGGCCGTCCTGTCCGATTCCGACCGGGACCGCGACGGCGTCGTGCGCCTGACCGATTCGCAGGCCGAAGCGATTGCGGCACTTGACGGTTCGGAGGCCATGCGCCGTATCCTGGGCGATCCGGCGGTCGACATGGTGGTCGCGGTTCGCCGCCTGGAACAGGAGCGCTACGGCGACCTGGCGCCCGAGCAGCTGGCGGACCAATTCCGCATGGCCTGGAGCCTGTGA
- a CDS encoding recombinase family protein: MTASATAPGTQLGYARVSTGHQSLDQQVDALTAAGVDADRVYSDRLSGTSTREQRPGLAALLDYAREGDAIVVVGIDRLGRNAAEVMATIRELGEGGIVLRSLREGIDTSNATGRMVAGVLASLAELELELGRERRSAAREARRARGQAIGRPKALDASKSALAQRMHASGESASTIANALGVSRATVYRVLGEKT, from the coding sequence ATGACCGCTTCTGCAACCGCCCCGGGTACTCAACTTGGATACGCCCGTGTTAGCACCGGGCACCAGTCCCTCGACCAGCAAGTCGATGCCCTGACCGCAGCGGGTGTCGATGCCGATCGGGTCTACTCCGACAGACTTTCGGGAACCTCGACGCGGGAGCAGAGGCCAGGCCTCGCTGCGCTCTTGGACTACGCACGGGAGGGCGACGCCATTGTGGTTGTCGGCATCGACCGTTTGGGCCGTAACGCTGCGGAAGTTATGGCGACAATCCGTGAGCTTGGAGAGGGTGGGATCGTTTTGCGCTCTCTCCGTGAAGGTATTGACACGTCCAACGCGACGGGTCGGATGGTGGCCGGCGTCCTGGCGAGTCTCGCGGAACTTGAGCTGGAGTTGGGCCGGGAGCGCCGCTCGGCGGCGCGTGAGGCGCGTCGAGCACGCGGTCAGGCGATTGGTCGGCCCAAAGCGTTGGACGCATCGAAATCTGCGCTGGCGCAGCGGATGCATGCGAGCGGCGAATCGGCCAGCACCATCGCGAACGCGCTGGGTGTCAGTCGAGCCACCGTCTACCGCGTGCTGGGAGAAAAGACTTGA
- a CDS encoding adenylate/guanylate cyclase domain-containing protein — MHLALPMLALWLLLDKPQIDLEWANRVAHFILVLAASTVSVVLGALIARASRARDDARLWLVSLVFITTAGFFGVHAVFTPGVLFDTSDADFMLPTRMGLVLAGIAALGSSMRFSPERSVRLWALRRSLMVLVGASMAACAVTILFGSLDRLPNQELVERVEEGAALVGAALFAIAALAYLPIYRRRPAVVVISVLTAFMLLSESAVALAFGMSWHASWWLWHVLMTTAFCFIAYSARVQFRREGTVKGLFDALATQQTIATLRRDYTAALESMVDMLQRRERGERVPAAAATAALADRFEITEQQMAVLKRSAETVGAERERVRKLGELVALGQETSVIQDEDALLARVLAALAEAFPDIVFRIGRMSAGELSFAEGSAARRSDSCPDPAVLELPLTVKGQVAGMIEARTPAGAFSDADIALLWSFAMQSSMALENARLYQNLDGLFRSYMSPAVATALVADPDQAGLGGAIADITVLMADLHGFTAFTEATSPAQVVDMLNAYYGAVVPVILEAGGTVLPFAGDAVVAIWNAPVRQPDHVLRAARAGLALHAVVEEVAAGHDEWPRFRVGINTGAALVGNVGALQVRNFTAIGDTMNLAARLQGLAHPGQVVIGPDTEAALGDSAQVTMHGWVAVKGKRDPVRLRVLHGLGD; from the coding sequence ATGCATCTGGCGTTGCCCATGCTGGCGTTGTGGCTGCTGCTGGACAAACCCCAGATCGACCTGGAGTGGGCCAATCGGGTGGCCCATTTCATCTTGGTGCTGGCCGCCTCGACCGTGAGTGTCGTGTTGGGCGCGCTGATCGCCCGGGCATCACGAGCGCGGGATGACGCCCGCCTCTGGCTGGTGTCGCTGGTGTTCATCACGACCGCCGGCTTTTTCGGAGTGCACGCCGTCTTCACCCCCGGCGTCCTGTTCGACACGTCCGATGCGGATTTCATGTTGCCGACCCGAATGGGCCTGGTGCTGGCGGGAATAGCGGCGCTGGGTTCGTCGATGAGATTCAGCCCCGAGAGAAGCGTCCGCCTGTGGGCACTGCGCCGCTCGTTGATGGTCCTGGTGGGCGCGTCGATGGCAGCCTGCGCGGTCACCATCCTGTTCGGATCGCTCGACCGGCTCCCTAATCAAGAGCTGGTGGAACGCGTGGAGGAGGGTGCGGCGCTGGTTGGTGCCGCTCTTTTCGCTATCGCTGCGCTTGCCTACCTTCCGATCTACCGGCGTCGCCCGGCGGTGGTAGTCATCTCGGTGCTGACGGCGTTCATGTTGCTTTCCGAGTCGGCGGTGGCCCTTGCGTTCGGGATGAGCTGGCATGCCTCCTGGTGGCTGTGGCACGTGCTGATGACGACCGCCTTCTGCTTCATCGCGTATAGCGCCCGAGTCCAATTCCGCCGCGAGGGCACCGTCAAGGGGCTTTTCGATGCGCTTGCCACGCAACAGACCATCGCCACTTTGCGCCGCGACTACACGGCGGCGCTGGAATCGATGGTTGACATGCTGCAGCGCCGCGAGCGGGGTGAGCGGGTGCCGGCCGCCGCGGCCACCGCCGCCCTTGCCGACCGGTTCGAAATCACCGAGCAGCAGATGGCAGTGCTCAAACGCAGCGCCGAAACCGTGGGCGCCGAACGAGAACGCGTCCGCAAGCTCGGCGAGCTCGTGGCTTTGGGCCAGGAAACCAGCGTCATCCAGGACGAGGATGCCTTGCTTGCCCGCGTGCTGGCGGCCCTCGCGGAAGCCTTCCCGGACATCGTTTTTCGGATCGGCCGGATGAGCGCCGGCGAACTCAGCTTTGCGGAGGGGTCCGCCGCCAGGCGTAGCGACAGCTGTCCGGATCCCGCAGTTCTCGAACTTCCACTGACGGTCAAGGGCCAGGTCGCGGGGATGATTGAGGCCCGAACACCGGCCGGCGCCTTCTCGGACGCCGATATCGCACTGCTGTGGTCGTTCGCCATGCAGTCTTCGATGGCATTGGAGAACGCGCGGCTTTACCAGAACCTCGACGGCCTGTTTCGCAGCTACATGTCACCCGCGGTTGCTACCGCCCTGGTCGCGGATCCCGACCAGGCGGGCCTGGGAGGCGCGATCGCAGACATCACTGTGTTGATGGCCGACTTGCACGGGTTCACCGCATTCACCGAAGCGACCTCGCCGGCGCAGGTTGTCGACATGCTCAACGCCTACTATGGCGCGGTCGTTCCAGTCATCCTCGAGGCCGGCGGCACCGTCCTGCCCTTTGCCGGCGATGCGGTGGTGGCGATCTGGAATGCTCCGGTGCGCCAGCCCGATCACGTGTTGCGGGCCGCCCGCGCCGGGCTGGCGCTGCACGCCGTCGTCGAGGAGGTGGCCGCCGGACACGATGAGTGGCCGCGCTTTCGGGTCGGCATCAACACGGGTGCTGCGCTGGTGGGCAACGTCGGCGCGCTGCAGGTACGCAACTTCACCGCAATTGGCGACACGATGAACCTGGCGGCACGGCTGCAGGGCCTGGCCCACCCGGGCCAGGTGGTCATCGGCCCCGATACCGAAGCGGCGCTTGGTGATTCGGCACAAGTAACCATGCACGGATGGGTGGCAGTGAAAGGCAAGCGCGATCCCGTCCGGCTCCGGGTGCTGCACGGGCTCGGGGACTAG
- a CDS encoding SRPBCC family protein — protein sequence MRVERRCVINADRAAVWKIVSDPDCYPSFMANLERWESSNDQPPGVGARYTVHWKIGSVPVGGVIEVVEFDDGRDLAWVGITGVTLRGRMRLRDRGDGCTRVTFRLSYQAPGGILGYIADRIAVRQVGRTLTETLKRLRKLAES from the coding sequence ATGCGCGTCGAACGCCGTTGCGTCATCAACGCCGACCGTGCCGCCGTCTGGAAAATTGTCAGCGACCCGGACTGTTACCCGTCGTTCATGGCGAATCTGGAGCGATGGGAGTCGTCGAACGACCAACCACCCGGCGTCGGTGCGCGGTACACCGTCCACTGGAAGATCGGCTCCGTACCCGTTGGCGGGGTGATCGAGGTGGTCGAGTTCGACGACGGCCGCGACCTCGCCTGGGTGGGAATCACCGGCGTAACGCTGCGCGGGCGAATGCGGTTGCGCGACAGAGGCGACGGCTGCACAAGGGTGACATTTCGGCTGTCGTATCAGGCGCCCGGGGGAATACTTGGGTATATCGCCGATCGGATCGCCGTGCGCCAGGTGGGGCGCACGCTGACCGAAACGTTGAAACGCCTCCGGAAACTGGCCGAGTCATAG
- a CDS encoding amidohydrolase family protein has product MVSDTRALSQHIGQVALVDQHVHGCWLTPGDRQRFENALNEANNEPIDYSGFDSQLGFAMRAHCAPVLGLPKHADPQAYWERRSQFEEQELARLFLAAAGVSDWLVDTGIGSSDIAGVADMARLSGDRAREVVRLEEVAEQAAQAPGDYAGAFEEILHRRAVGAVGTKSILAYRGGFDGDLSEPSRAEVAEAASRWRERGGTRLQDRGLLRFGLHQALRLGKPLQFHVGFGDRDCDLQKANPLLLVDFLRDTADVPIVLLHCYPYEREAGYLAQAFNNVYLDGGLSVNHLGARSPAFLARLLEMAPFSKILYSSDGFGPAELHFLGTALWRRGIDRVLREFVDRDDWNEADAIRVVDLIARENAARIYDLVPQGCRS; this is encoded by the coding sequence ATGGTCTCCGACACCCGCGCCCTGTCCCAGCACATCGGTCAAGTGGCGCTGGTCGATCAGCATGTCCACGGTTGCTGGCTGACGCCCGGAGACCGGCAGCGATTCGAGAACGCACTCAACGAGGCCAACAACGAACCGATCGATTACTCGGGCTTCGACTCACAACTCGGATTCGCGATGCGCGCGCACTGCGCCCCCGTCCTGGGGCTGCCCAAACACGCCGACCCGCAGGCCTATTGGGAGCGGCGCAGTCAATTCGAGGAGCAGGAGCTGGCGCGGCTGTTCCTGGCAGCCGCCGGCGTGAGCGACTGGCTGGTGGACACCGGGATCGGCAGCAGTGATATCGCCGGGGTCGCGGACATGGCCCGGCTGTCCGGCGATCGTGCGCGCGAGGTCGTCCGCCTCGAGGAGGTGGCCGAGCAGGCCGCACAGGCGCCGGGTGACTACGCCGGCGCGTTCGAGGAGATCCTGCACCGGCGCGCCGTCGGCGCGGTCGGCACCAAATCGATTCTGGCCTACCGCGGCGGGTTTGACGGCGACCTGAGCGAACCGTCGAGGGCGGAGGTCGCCGAAGCCGCGAGCCGGTGGCGCGAGCGCGGCGGCACCCGATTGCAGGACAGGGGCCTGTTGCGGTTCGGGTTGCATCAGGCGCTGCGACTGGGCAAACCGCTGCAGTTCCACGTCGGGTTCGGCGATCGTGATTGCGACCTCCAGAAGGCCAATCCGCTGCTGCTGGTTGACTTTCTGCGCGACACGGCGGACGTCCCGATCGTCCTGCTGCACTGCTATCCCTACGAGCGCGAGGCCGGCTACCTCGCCCAGGCGTTCAACAACGTCTATCTCGACGGCGGCTTGAGCGTCAACCACCTGGGGGCGCGGTCACCAGCCTTCCTTGCTCGATTGCTGGAGATGGCGCCCTTTTCCAAGATCCTGTATTCGTCCGACGGATTCGGCCCGGCAGAACTGCACTTCCTCGGCACGGCCTTGTGGCGCAGGGGCATTGATCGGGTGTTGCGAGAATTCGTGGACCGCGACGACTGGAACGAGGCGGACGCCATCCGGGTGGTCGACCTGATCGCCCGCGAGAACGCCGCGCGCATCTACGACCTGGTACCGCAGGGTTGTCGGTCGTGA
- a CDS encoding DUF3761 domain-containing protein, with amino-acid sequence MLSRAAFVIAAIVTAATALVPSAYASPSGGCYTASSGDCVPYPQKGGPQPQGATAQCSDGSWSFSEHPHASGTCHGHGGVQQYL; translated from the coding sequence GTGTTGTCCCGTGCTGCATTCGTCATCGCAGCCATCGTCACAGCCGCCACCGCGTTGGTGCCATCGGCCTACGCGTCACCCAGCGGCGGGTGCTACACCGCCAGTTCAGGTGACTGCGTGCCGTATCCGCAAAAAGGTGGCCCACAACCGCAGGGCGCCACGGCCCAGTGCTCAGATGGAAGTTGGTCTTTCAGCGAACACCCGCATGCCAGTGGCACCTGCCACGGCCACGGAGGCGTCCAGCAGTACTTGTAG
- a CDS encoding carboxymuconolactone decarboxylase family protein: MSRIGTFADDDLAGWFAKSPDIGGALGGFSQAVYTKNRLPLRTRELARAVIAHRNECVVCVNTRDEDGPAAGVDEELYDHVHEWPTWPGYSDQERLAAEFADRFATDHTALRDDEDFWSRCAEHFSDELLADLALSCALWVGMGRVLRTLDIGQACKLTIPSRG, encoded by the coding sequence ATGAGCCGAATCGGAACATTTGCTGACGACGACCTGGCCGGCTGGTTTGCGAAGTCTCCGGACATCGGCGGCGCGCTGGGTGGCTTCAGCCAGGCGGTCTACACCAAGAACCGGTTGCCGTTACGCACCCGCGAACTGGCCCGCGCCGTGATCGCCCATCGCAACGAATGCGTCGTCTGCGTCAACACCCGTGACGAAGACGGACCCGCCGCCGGCGTCGACGAGGAGTTGTACGACCACGTCCACGAATGGCCCACCTGGCCCGGCTACAGCGACCAGGAGCGGCTGGCCGCCGAGTTCGCGGACCGATTCGCCACCGACCACACCGCCCTGCGCGACGACGAAGACTTCTGGAGCCGTTGCGCAGAACACTTCTCGGACGAGCTGTTGGCCGACCTGGCCCTGTCCTGCGCGCTGTGGGTGGGCATGGGTCGAGTGCTGCGGACCCTCGACATCGGCCAGGCCTGCAAGCTCACCATCCCCAGCCGCGGCTAG
- a CDS encoding TIGR03854 family LLM class F420-dependent oxidoreductase has protein sequence MKIRFGVGLGADTAPDQLAAIVDQLEAGGVDSLWFSELVYSPAVDPVVGMAYALARTTRLKVGTSVAVLPGRHPVLVAKQLASLAAVAPKRVLPVFGLRSAIPAEREVFVVPDGERAAVFDESLRLLRAALVEESATFNGRYFSVTDVAVAPRPTPPLDIWVGGSAPAAFRRIGALGDGWLGSFLTPAEARAGREAIERAAADAGRSIEPDHFGISLAVADAELPADLAAAVRRRRPDRDPGELIAAGWDQLHRRLDAYIEAGLTKFVIRPVGRPPVDGFLDRFVAELVTRQN, from the coding sequence GTGAAGATTCGCTTCGGCGTCGGCCTGGGTGCCGACACCGCGCCGGATCAGCTGGCCGCCATCGTCGATCAGCTCGAGGCCGGCGGGGTGGACTCGCTGTGGTTTTCCGAACTGGTGTATTCGCCGGCGGTCGATCCGGTGGTCGGCATGGCGTATGCGCTCGCGCGGACGACCCGGCTGAAGGTGGGCACGTCGGTGGCCGTGCTGCCGGGGCGGCATCCGGTGCTGGTGGCGAAGCAATTGGCGTCCCTGGCGGCCGTCGCGCCCAAGCGGGTGCTTCCCGTCTTCGGTCTGCGCTCGGCGATACCGGCCGAACGCGAGGTGTTCGTGGTCCCCGACGGCGAGCGCGCGGCAGTGTTCGACGAGTCGCTGCGACTGCTGCGGGCAGCGCTGGTCGAGGAGTCGGCGACATTCAACGGCCGGTATTTCAGCGTCACCGACGTGGCCGTCGCCCCGAGACCGACACCGCCGCTGGACATCTGGGTGGGCGGTTCGGCGCCGGCGGCGTTTCGGCGCATCGGCGCGCTGGGCGACGGTTGGCTGGGCAGCTTCCTCACCCCGGCGGAGGCCCGGGCCGGGCGCGAAGCGATCGAGCGGGCCGCCGCGGACGCCGGCAGGAGCATCGAACCCGACCACTTCGGGATCTCGTTGGCCGTCGCCGACGCGGAATTGCCCGCCGATCTGGCTGCGGCGGTGCGCCGACGTCGCCCGGACCGCGACCCCGGCGAGCTGATCGCCGCCGGGTGGGATCAGCTGCATCGGCGACTCGACGCCTACATCGAGGCGGGATTGACGAAATTCGTCATCCGACCGGTGGGCAGGCCGCCGGTGGATGGCTTCCTCGATCGGTTCGTCGCCGAATTGGTTACCCGGCAGAACTGA